The bacterium genome includes the window ACACCGGCCTGCTGCAAGGCCGTAACTTTTTCTGCCGCTGTGCCCTTGCCCCCGGAGATGATGGCGCCGGCATGTCCCATCCGTCTTCCCGGCGGCGCAGTCTGACCGGCGATAAAGCCTATCACTGGTTTTCGCATATGGCGGCGGATATAATCAGCAGCCTCTTCTTCAGCAGTGCCGCCGATTTCTCCGATCATGACCACCGCCTGTGTCTCCGCGTCTTGGTTGAACCATTCAAGCACGTCGACAAAAGTGGTGCCGATGATGGGATCGCCGCCGATGCCAAGGCAGGTGCTCTGGCCAAGCCCCTGCCGCTGCAGCTGAGCAACCGCTTCGTAGGTTAGGGTGCCGCTGCGCGAGA containing:
- the sucD gene encoding succinate--CoA ligase subunit alpha; this encodes VFNTVAEAVQATGAQASVIFVPAPFAADAVMEAADAGVTLVVCITEGIPVLDMLKVKEYLRSRKTRMIGPNCPGIITPGQCKIGIMPGFIHAPGPVGVVSRSGTLTYEAVAQLQRQGLGQSTCLGIGGDPIIGTTFVDVLEWFNQDAETQAVVMIGEIGGTAEEEAADYIRRHMRKPVIGFIAGQTAPPGRRMGHAGAIISGGKGTAAEKVTALQQAGVLVCLSPAEIGSTVKQALTL